In a single window of the Acinetobacter tibetensis genome:
- the eutC gene encoding ethanolamine ammonia-lyase subunit EutC → MKLHYDVQYPQQFEQNSWEQLKQFTDARIALGRTGGSLPTRPLLEFQLAHAQAKDAVLKPLDIELLSQQFEQQSLAFVQVCSCAVDKDTYLKRPDLGRELSAASRQMLTAMQSEQTQYDVLIVAGDGLSARAIEDNAVSFISKILDACAQQGWSVAPIMVATGSRVALGDEIAQILNAQMLVMLIGERPGLSSPDSMGIYYTWQAQKGCHDAMRNCISNVRPAGLDEVTAAQRLIALMSKSKQLQFSGVNLKDEHEMVIEQGQPQLLHGIF, encoded by the coding sequence ATGAAGCTACATTATGATGTTCAATATCCACAGCAATTTGAACAAAACAGTTGGGAACAACTGAAACAGTTTACCGATGCTCGAATTGCCTTGGGGAGAACAGGCGGAAGCCTTCCAACTCGTCCTCTTTTAGAGTTTCAATTGGCGCATGCCCAAGCCAAGGATGCTGTACTAAAACCTCTTGATATTGAATTGTTAAGCCAGCAATTTGAGCAGCAGAGTCTGGCTTTTGTACAAGTCTGTAGTTGTGCAGTTGATAAGGATACTTATTTGAAACGTCCAGATTTGGGGCGGGAACTTTCAGCGGCTTCACGGCAAATGCTCACAGCAATGCAATCCGAGCAAACACAATATGATGTATTAATTGTTGCTGGGGATGGCTTATCTGCACGTGCGATTGAAGATAATGCGGTGAGTTTTATCTCGAAAATATTAGATGCATGTGCCCAGCAAGGTTGGTCTGTGGCACCTATCATGGTCGCAACGGGCAGTCGAGTTGCTTTGGGAGATGAAATTGCCCAAATCTTAAATGCACAAATGTTGGTGATGCTGATTGGAGAACGTCCAGGTTTGAGTTCTCCAGATAGCATGGGGATTTACTACACGTGGCAAGCTCAAAAAGGCTGTCATGATGCCATGCGTAATTGTATTTCTAATGTGCGCCCAGCAGGTTTGGACGAAGTGACAGCGGCACAACGCCTGATTGCCCTGATGTCTAAGTCAAAACAATTACAATTTTCTGGTGTAAATTTAAAGGATGAACACGAAATGGTGATTGAGCAGGGGCAGCCACAATTACTGCATGGTATTTTCT
- a CDS encoding ethanolamine ammonia-lyase subunit EutB: MIYRIDVAHQHYVFSDLKTLMAKATPERSGDQLAGIAAQNATERVAAQMCLADVPLKQFLNEALIPYEQDEVTRLILDEHDAAAFYPISHFTVGDLRNWLLSADATTEKLTVLQAGLTPEMVAAVSKIMRNQDLILVAKKCRVITQFRNTIGLEGHLSTRLQPNHPTDDVLGISASILDGLMYGNGDAVIGINPATDNLQNLSELLKLLDYIIHEYDIPTQSCVLTHVSSGIQLANKNVPIDLMFQSIAGTEQANSAFGINLALLQEGYDAALSLKRGTVGQNVMYFETGQGSALSSQTHHGVDQQTIEARAYAVARKYKPFLVNTVVGFIGPEYLYNGKQIIRAGLEDHFCGKLLGVPMGCDICYTNHADADQDDMDVLLTLLANAGINFIMGIPGSDDVMLNYQTTSFHDALYIRQLLGLAPAPEFAYWLEQQGILKQQCSKLEWPQHMPEKFSRLLMS; encoded by the coding sequence GTGATCTATCGGATTGATGTTGCACATCAACATTATGTTTTTTCAGATTTAAAAACACTTATGGCAAAGGCGACACCTGAACGTTCGGGTGATCAGCTTGCAGGGATTGCCGCGCAGAATGCAACAGAGCGTGTTGCTGCGCAAATGTGTTTGGCAGACGTACCACTCAAACAGTTTCTGAATGAAGCGCTGATTCCGTATGAACAGGACGAAGTGACCCGACTGATTTTAGATGAACATGATGCAGCGGCATTCTATCCAATTTCCCATTTTACAGTGGGAGACTTACGCAATTGGTTGTTGAGTGCAGATGCCACCACCGAAAAATTGACCGTGCTACAAGCAGGGTTAACGCCAGAAATGGTGGCTGCCGTCAGCAAGATTATGCGCAATCAGGATTTAATTTTGGTGGCAAAAAAATGCCGCGTGATTACCCAGTTCCGCAATACCATTGGCTTAGAAGGACATTTATCCACCCGTTTACAACCGAATCATCCCACCGACGATGTTTTGGGCATTTCCGCCAGTATTTTGGATGGGCTGATGTATGGTAATGGCGATGCGGTGATTGGGATTAACCCTGCGACCGATAACTTGCAAAACCTGTCTGAACTATTAAAGCTGCTCGATTACATTATTCACGAATATGATATTCCAACCCAATCTTGCGTGCTGACGCATGTAAGTTCAGGTATTCAACTTGCGAATAAAAACGTTCCGATTGATTTGATGTTTCAATCAATTGCAGGGACCGAGCAAGCCAATAGCGCCTTTGGGATTAATTTAGCTTTACTGCAAGAAGGCTATGACGCTGCACTCAGCTTGAAGCGGGGAACCGTAGGGCAAAATGTGATGTACTTTGAAACAGGTCAAGGCAGCGCGCTGTCGAGTCAAACTCATCATGGGGTAGATCAACAAACCATAGAAGCCAGAGCTTATGCGGTGGCGCGTAAGTACAAGCCATTTTTAGTCAATACTGTGGTGGGTTTTATTGGCCCTGAATATTTGTATAACGGTAAGCAAATTATTCGTGCGGGCTTGGAAGACCACTTCTGCGGAAAATTGCTTGGCGTCCCAATGGGCTGTGATATTTGCTATACCAATCATGCCGATGCAGATCAAGATGATATGGATGTTCTGCTCACTTTATTAGCCAATGCAGGCATTAACTTTATTATGGGCATTCCAGGTTCAGATGATGTGATGTTGAATTATCAAACTACATCGTTCCATGATGCTTTATACATTCGTCAACTTTTAGGACTCGCGCCAGCACCTGAATTTGCCTATTGGTTAGAGCAGCAAGGTATATTAAAACAGCAATGTTCAAAGCTGGAATGGCCACAACACATGCCTGAAAAATTCTCACGTTTGCTGATGTCTTAG
- the eat gene encoding ethanolamine permease, with amino-acid sequence MSNVKSVVAEVNSDHHSNTEYFAQRKLKQGAVGWLLLIGLGVAYVISGDFAGWNFGLAQGGWGGMFIATIVVAIMYLCMCLAMSEMSTMLPTAGGGYSFARTAFGPLAGYLTGTAILIEYAIAPAAIAVFIGAYCESLFGIGGWFVYLLCYLFFMGIHLKGAGEALKIIFVITAVAAVALLVFIAAMLPHFDSQNLLNIPVKADAVGASAFLPLGYLGIWAAVPYAIWFFLAVEGVPLAAEEAKEPHKSLPRGLIGSMLILAVFALAILFLGAGAAGADTLKESGAPLVDALKVVYGENTWLAGFVNFVGLAGLVASFFSIIYAYSRQIFALSRAGYLPKKLSLTNKNHAPHLAIIIPGVIGFMLSLSGEGDLLILMAVFGATISYVLMMMAYIKLKIAKPHMPRPYKAPGGIVTASIALVLAAIATVAGFVVDPKVWFMAAAIYAVFILYFLLYSRHHLVAGTPEEEFSNIQAAEQELNT; translated from the coding sequence ATGTCAAATGTTAAAAGTGTAGTTGCAGAAGTCAATTCAGATCATCATTCCAATACAGAATATTTTGCTCAACGCAAACTCAAACAAGGCGCTGTCGGATGGCTATTACTGATTGGGCTAGGCGTTGCCTATGTTATTTCTGGTGACTTTGCAGGCTGGAACTTTGGCTTGGCACAAGGTGGATGGGGTGGGATGTTTATTGCCACCATTGTTGTCGCGATCATGTACTTATGTATGTGCTTAGCCATGTCGGAAATGTCGACCATGTTACCTACAGCGGGAGGAGGTTATAGTTTTGCCCGTACGGCTTTTGGACCTTTGGCTGGATATTTAACGGGCACAGCGATCTTGATTGAATACGCGATTGCACCTGCGGCAATTGCAGTATTTATTGGCGCTTACTGTGAATCCTTGTTTGGGATTGGCGGATGGTTTGTGTATTTACTTTGCTATCTGTTTTTTATGGGCATTCACCTTAAAGGTGCAGGGGAAGCCTTAAAAATTATTTTCGTTATTACCGCCGTGGCTGCCGTAGCATTACTGGTTTTTATTGCCGCCATGTTGCCACACTTTGACAGCCAGAATTTACTCAATATTCCTGTCAAAGCCGATGCAGTTGGGGCAAGTGCATTTTTACCTTTGGGCTATTTAGGTATTTGGGCGGCTGTGCCTTATGCCATCTGGTTTTTCTTGGCGGTGGAAGGTGTGCCTTTGGCGGCAGAAGAAGCCAAAGAACCACATAAATCTTTACCGCGTGGTTTGATCGGTTCAATGCTGATTTTAGCCGTGTTTGCCTTAGCCATTTTATTTTTGGGTGCGGGTGCCGCAGGCGCAGATACCTTAAAAGAGTCTGGTGCACCATTGGTGGATGCGTTAAAAGTGGTCTATGGCGAAAATACGTGGTTGGCAGGCTTTGTTAATTTCGTGGGATTGGCAGGTTTAGTTGCGAGTTTTTTCTCGATTATTTATGCCTATTCACGTCAGATTTTTGCCTTATCTCGAGCAGGCTATTTACCCAAGAAACTTTCATTAACAAATAAAAACCATGCACCGCATTTAGCCATCATTATTCCTGGTGTGATTGGGTTTATGCTGTCTTTATCAGGCGAAGGTGATTTGCTGATTTTGATGGCAGTTTTTGGTGCCACTATTTCTTATGTACTGATGATGATGGCGTACATCAAATTAAAAATTGCCAAACCGCATATGCCACGTCCTTATAAAGCACCTGGTGGAATTGTTACCGCTTCGATTGCCTTAGTTTTAGCCGCTATTGCGACGGTTGCAGGTTTCGTGGTGGATCCGAAAGTGTGGTTTATGGCAGCCGCAATTTATGCGGTGTTTATTCTTTATTTCTTATTGTATAGCCGTCATCATTTGGTGGCAGGCACTCCAGAAGAAGAATTTTCCAATATTCAGGCAGCAGAACAAGAACTCAATACCTAA